In Raphanus sativus cultivar WK10039 chromosome 5, ASM80110v3, whole genome shotgun sequence, the following proteins share a genomic window:
- the LOC130494959 gene encoding gamma-gliadin-like produces MPPKRGAKRTRTVRARVDAREVVDDQGTAAGVQAEGVPPVAPPIDQAALMQMVQAAATQAAQAAIQQVTQEAARVAAQEAARVAAQEVARQLAAAQVPPQQIPAVQIPQVPPQQIPAVQIPQDPAQQIPAAQIPQVPLQQVPGQQILPPPSPLPQVYPAHDERYYRLTSMMKNMGMEHFVGTVDPTAAYDWKLSLKRKLENIDCPQSLSLD; encoded by the exons ATGCCGCCAAAGAGAGGAGCTAAGCGTACTCGTACTGTTAGAGCCAGAGTTGATGCTCGTGAAGTTGTGGATGATCAAGGTACTGCAGCGGGTGTCCAGGCAGAAGGTGTGCCGCCAGTAGCCCCACCGATTGATCAGGCTGCACTCATGCAGATGGTCCAGGCAGCAGCTACGCAAGCTGCTCAGGCTGCCATTCAGCAGGTTACCCAGGAAGCAGCTCGGGTTGCTGCACAGGAAGCTGCTCGAGTAGCTGCACAGGAAGTTGCTCGCCAGTTGGCTGCCGCTCAG GTTCCACCACAGCAGATTCCAGCAGTGCAGATTCCTCAGGTTCCACCACAGCAGATTCCAGCAGTGCAGATTCCTCAGGACCCAGCGCAGCAGATTCCAGCAGCGCAGATTCCTCAGGTACCATTGCAGCAGGTTCCAGGCCAGCAGATTCTGCCACCTCCATCGCCATTACCACAGGTTTATCCAGCTCATGATGAGAGGTATTACCGACTCACCAGTATGATGAAGAACATGGGTATGGAGCATTTTGTAGGAACAGTGGATCCTACAGCCGCTTATGATTGGAAGCTGAGTCTGAAACGGAAGCTGGAGAATATTGACTGTCCCCAGAGTTTAAGCTTAGATTGA
- the LOC130494960 gene encoding uncharacterized protein LOC130494960, with protein sequence MQYLRGDALVWWEGVRLNHGPNILTFEDFIEEFDKKYFPKQAMDRKKRDFEHVSQGDLSIKQYEVKFNQLRRFVGSGIPEDELIRKFLDGMRLEIRNRCNVVTYYRLGDLVEKAAEQEAGWIEEQKLLKSAQPKPGRTTESQRRTGDQSEAPYCSRCRRHHRGECAKCFECGRFGHIAKFCRVRPADATSAGQTAAPAATNRNCYNCNQPGHFSRECPKKEQAALPPAKRQAVAPRVYALGGTDGAEPTAGMYSYHIFSFEYFCGDYSV encoded by the coding sequence ATGCAGTATTTGCGTGGAGATGCATTGGTTTGGTGGGAGGGAGTGCGATTGAACCATGGGCCTAACATTCTCACTTTTGAAGATTTTATCGAGGAGTTTGATAAGAAGTACTTTCCGAAACAAGCTATGGATAGAAAGAAGAGGGACTTCGAGCATGTGAGCCAAGGTGACTTGTCGATCAAGCAGTATGAGGTTAAGTTCAACCAGCTTCGCAGATTTGTTGGAAGTGGTATTCCTGAAGATGAGTTGATCAGGAAGTTTTTGGATGGGATGCGTTTGGAGATTCGCAACAGGTGCAATGTCGTCACTTACTACAGATTGGGAGACTTGGTGGAGAAAGCAGCTGAACAGGAAGCAGGTTGGATAGAGGAGCAGAAACTTCTCAAATCTGCTCAGCCTAAGCCTGGGAGGACTACAGAGTCTCAGAGGAGGACCGGGGACCAGTCAGAGGCACCGTATTGTTCTCGTTGTCGTCGTCATCATAGGGGAGAGTGTGCCAAGTGTTTTGAGTGTGGGAGGTTTGGCCACATTGCGAAGTTTTGTCGGGTTAGACCAGCTGATGCGACTTCCGCCGGACAGACTGCAGCACCAGCAGCGACAAACAGGAATTGTTACAACTGTAATCAGCCGGGCCATTTTTCGAGAGAGTGTCCGAAGAAGGAACAAGCAGCACTTCCACCAGCTAAGCGTCAAGCCGTCGCTCCACGAGTGTATGCTTTAGGAGGAACTGATGGAGCTGAGCCGACAGCTGGTATGTATTCATACCATATCTTTTCTTTTGAGTACTTTTGTGGTGATTATAgtgtatag